In Cervus elaphus chromosome 5, mCerEla1.1, whole genome shotgun sequence, the following proteins share a genomic window:
- the C5H5orf52 gene encoding uncharacterized protein C5orf52 homolog — translation MDPKPTPIPELLAKAEDENSAVGQQLRPSVTWNLVGSPTAGRVAPQATTSSGTYPASAFFRHSRLSNRRDSHVRSQPKICFLRPRTAQPLVLFSLMNSSETAVKKFLPKSHLSRVIIRDNLSAQRIYEMEIRAADKTKKKMSHLYDHLKKKFMTDQLRKLGRWRRGSTNIREYLDSIRGSKVPLKAQPHRKDRPP, via the exons ATGGATCCCAAGCCGACTCCCATTCCGGAGTTGCTCGCTAAAGCGGAAGACGAGAACTCAGCGGTTGGCCAGCAGCTTCGGCCCTCGGTCACATGGAACCTAGTGGGTTCGCCCACTGCCGGTAGGGTCGCCCCTCAGGCGACCACCAGTTCTGGCACCTACCCGGCGTCGGCCTTCTTCCGGCACAGTAGGCTCAGTAACCGCCGGGACAGTCACGTAAGGAGCCAGCCGAAGATTTGCTTCCTGCGGCCGCGGACCGCGCAGCCGCTGGTTCTCTTCAG CTTAATGAATTCCAGTGAAACAGCAGTGAAAAAATTTTTACCCAAGAGCCACTTATCTCGGGTGATAATACGTGACAACCTCAGTGCGCAGCGAATCTATGAGATGGAG ATAAGAGCTGCAGACAAGACCAAGAAAAAGATGAGCCATTTGTATGACCAcctgaaaaagaaattcatgacAGACCAGCTCAGAAAGTTGGGGCGCTGGCGACGGGGATCCACGAACATCCGGGAGTACCTGGATAGCATCCGAGGGAGCAAGGTCCCATTAAAAGCTCAGCCTCACAGGAAAGATCGGCCACCCTAG